From a single Hippoglossus stenolepis isolate QCI-W04-F060 chromosome 2, HSTE1.2, whole genome shotgun sequence genomic region:
- the LOC118116092 gene encoding CD209 antigen, with protein sequence MSEDIYATPDLSKKVRFQTGEKADGNADVYEIPDNVNIYDNYLPPQGSKPLELQDSTTEDPQKAISVNVPSGGRNLLRPAAMFLLLLCLLFLAGVVVLVVLFFQDKGHNADLTRARDELQTSYGEMKSLNANLTQKTNQLEKEIDHLKVIESNLTTAIDELKQQQESSCCPDNWIRFGTSCYLISNSEKNWNDSKSFCEEQNAQLVIISSEQEQNFISSFHRVFWIGLSNEAGTTVWKWVNGSVAVQM encoded by the exons ATGTCTGAGGATATCTATGCCACGCCAGACCTCTCCAAAAAAGTGAGATTTCAGACAGGGGAGAAGGCGGACGGTAATGCAGATGTCTACGAAATCCCAGACAATGTGAACATTTATGACAACTACTTGCCGCCACAGGGGAGTAAGCCGCTAGAACTACAGGACAGCACCACTGAGGACCCACAGAAAG CCATTTCGGTCAATGTACCTTCAGGAGGGAGGAATCTTCTCAGACCTGCTGCaatgtttctgctgctcctgtgtCTTCTCTTCCTGGCCGGAGTCGTTGTCCTGGTTGTCCTTT TTTTTCAAGACAAAGGCCACAATGCCGACCTAACCAGAGCGAGAGATGAACTACAGACAAGTTATGGTGAAATGAAAAGCCTCAATGCCAACCTGACCCAGAAGACAAACCAGCTAGAGAAGGAAATTGATCATTTGAAGGTCATTGAAAGCAACCTCACTACAGCGATAGACGAATTAAAACAGCAGCAAG AGAGCTCATGCTGTCCTGACAACTGGATAAGGTTTGGCACTAGTTGTTATTTAATTTCCAACTCGGAAAAAAATTGGAACGACAGCAAGAGCTTCTGTGAAGAGCAGAATGCTCAGCTGGTGATCATATCTAGCGAACAGGAGCAG AATTTTATCAGCTCATTCCACCGTGTCTTCTGGATTGGTCTGAGTAATGAGGCGGGGACAACGGTCTGGAAATGGGTGAATGGATCGGTGGCAGTGCAAAtgtaa